The window GCATAGGCCATGTGCGGGACGCAGTCGTTCACCTCGGCGGTGGTCTGACCCGGTCCCAGGCCTTGCCGCCGTCGGAGATGAAGCCCGAGCGGCTCGCGTCGACGAGGTCGGCGTCGAAGATCGAGTCGCTGCTTCGCCTGGAGCGCCGACGGCTGGCTGAGCGAGTCGTACGACTTGCTCCCTCGACTTTCTGGGCCGGCGACCTTCGGCTCAACAGTGCTGCGGTCGCGGCTCTCGAGCTCGATCGCGATCGTAGAGCTTGCCCAGGCGCGCGATCTGACGCGTCGCCCTAGGTGCCGGTGACCGTCAGGGTCGCGACGCCCGTGAGGTCGGAGACTCCGGTAGTCAGGCACTGCAGCACCGTCAGCGTTGGATCGGCGATCACCTCCGTGACGGTGGCGCCGGCGAACTTCCCGCTGGTCATCGTGCCCGTCAAGGTGTCGACGTAGGAGCCGCCGACCAGCAGGGCGCCGTTGACGTCGGTGTAGCTGAAGGTGCTCGTGGTGCTGTCGGCCCACGTGAACGTGGCCGTCCCGGTGCTGCCGGCCGGCGCCTGCTGCGCGGTGCAGCTGTAGGACCCCGTGAACGTGCCGCCCGTCGACACCGTGGCCGCACCGGGGTCGTTGGACGTGCAGCTGAACGTGTCGGTGTAGGTCACCGTCCCGGTCTGGCTGGTCAGGGTCATCGCGGGCGAGTAGTGCCCCGTGTCGGCTCCGGTGCAGACCGCGAGGCTGGCTGCCTGCGCCGAGGCGCCGAGCACCGCCGGCAGCAGGACCGCAGTTGCGCAGGCGCCGACGAGCGCTGCGGAACGCCGGAATGAACGGTTCATCGTGTCCGCTCCTTCAGTGGAACTGGGTGGGGTCCGGCGCGGAGTGTGGGCTTCCGGCAGACGCCTGTCAACTCCGGAAGCGCGCACGATCACATACTTGTCAGCAGACTTGCCCGAACGCTCGTCACCGATGGAGACCGTCGCGCCCGAGCCCGCACGTGCACCGGATCCGTGGAGAGCGCGGGTGCGCCATGCAGGGCGGGGAGCGACGCGTGGTGCCGACGGCGCCGTCTGGGCGCCCGGTGGGCGCGCGTGTCCCGTGCCGTGGCGATGCGCCGGATTCGCCTCGTGAGCTGTGGGTACCGCGGCCGTCTCCATCGATGAGGACAAGATGCGCATGATTGCCCAACGATCAGTGATTCTGTTCTTGACGGAAACCACACGCAGGAGCAGACTTGCGCCCGTCCAAGGCCGTGAACCACGACAGGTGGCGACGCGCCCTGGCCGGCTCCCGACGCGTCCAACGACAGCAGCGGCGCGGGCGCGATCGCGCGCGCCACTGACCCCCTCCAGCCCACCGAAGGAGAACCATGCACACCTCGATCCTGTCCCGCGCGACGACGACGCTGTGCGCCGTCCTGCTCCTCACGCTCGGAGCGCTGGTCTACGCGGCCGGCGCCCAGGCCGACCCCGGGACGGTCACCGGCCCCAACAACCTGAGCCTGACCGTCGACGACACCACCCCCGCGCCCGGGCAGGTCGTCAACTTCGACTTCTCCTACACCACCACCAGCCTCGACACGCAAATCGCCAGGCTACCCGGCGCGACCTTCGCGTTCCATATGGGCACGAGCCTCACCACCGTCGATCCCCCGTCCCACCTCGACGAACTCGCGCTGGGGACCTGCGGGGGCCAGATCACGAGCTGCAGCTATGACCTCGCGCGTACCTTCTCCGAGTTCGAGGGCGCCGTCCCGACGACGACCACGACCGGCACGACGATCACCGGCACCGCGAGCTTCACCGTCTCGGCCACCGCGACCCTCGGCGACGTGATCGGGGCCTTTGGCGGGTTTGCGGACCGCAGCTTCTTCAACCACGATACGGCGACGGACTCGCGGTTGGACCTGACGGTCACCGCGCCGCCGGCGGCCGACCTCGGCGTCGACCTGACCGCGACCGCAAGGGGGCTGCTGACCAGCCACATCAACTACGACGCGGCGGTCACCAACAACGGCCCCGCCACGGCCAGCAGCGCGACGATCACCACCCAACTCCCGTCCGCGGCCACGGGGATCAGCTCCTCGACCTGCACCTACACCTCGAGCACCGACCAGGTCTCGTGCCCGATCGGCTCGATCGCCAACGGCGCCACCACCCACGCCACGTTCAGGGCCTACTTCGGGCTGCTGACCATCGGACTGCCCCTGCACACCACCGCAACCCGCACCGCCAGCTCACCCACCGACAACAACGCCACCAACGACAGCGACAGCGCCGACTGCGACGCGATCACCCCGCTGCTCATCCACTGCTGAGACCAGCAGGCCGGGCGCGATAGCGCCCACCCCACGCCCAGGAGGGCTGCCGGCGACATCGGTCACCGGCAGCCCTTCCCCGGGCCGACGCACTGAGACGACTCGGCGCCGTCCGCACGCAACGGCCCAGATTCACATCTTGACTTGAGATCTCTGATCGGACAGCACTGCTTCATGAAACGCCGTAGAGGAGTCCCCGCGTTCCCGCCGGCGTCGGAACCGCCTGTCGCGTGACCCGCGCAGCCCCGATCCTGGCGGCGCTGTGCACGACCGTGCTCGTGCTCGCCGAGACCGCCACCGAGACCCACGCCGAGCGGCTCGTCGTCGGGCTGC is drawn from Conexibacter woesei Iso977N and contains these coding sequences:
- a CDS encoding DUF11 domain-containing protein, which translates into the protein MHTSILSRATTTLCAVLLLTLGALVYAAGAQADPGTVTGPNNLSLTVDDTTPAPGQVVNFDFSYTTTSLDTQIARLPGATFAFHMGTSLTTVDPPSHLDELALGTCGGQITSCSYDLARTFSEFEGAVPTTTTTGTTITGTASFTVSATATLGDVIGAFGGFADRSFFNHDTATDSRLDLTVTAPPAADLGVDLTATARGLLTSHINYDAAVTNNGPATASSATITTQLPSAATGISSSTCTYTSSTDQVSCPIGSIANGATTHATFRAYFGLLTIGLPLHTTATRTASSPTDNNATNDSDSADCDAITPLLIHC